GCCACCTACACCCAATTTAGTACCTCCATAATACCTTACCACAATTAGTAAGATTTGAGTAAGCTCATTAGCTAAAAGTTGATTATAAATAGGTAAACCCGCACTACCAGAAGGCTCTCCGTCATCATTTGCTCTATAATTTTCTCCATTAAGCCCTAGCCTAAAGGCATAGCAATGGTGTGTTGCTTTAGGGTGCTCTTCTTTTATTTTATCCAAACACGCTTTTAGTTCTTCCTCATTATTTACAGGATAAGCATAGCCTAAGAATTTACTTCCTTTTTCTTTCAAAAGGATATTTTCTATAGGCTTACTAATGGTTTTATATTCAAAAATAACTGACGACAATAGCTCTAGTTTAGGTAAAAAATGAACACAAAAATAAGAATAAATACTAGTCATACAAAACGCCACAATGTTTAAAAATACTACACTCTTAACCCTTTAAGAGCTTTACTAGCTTTATGTGAGGCGGTTTTATAATAATTGCTAATCTTCAAATAAATTCATTTAAGATAAATTTGTCTTAAATAGAATTTTTATTACA
This Riemerella anatipestifer DNA region includes the following protein-coding sequences:
- a CDS encoding IMPACT family protein; translated protein: MTSIYSYFCVHFLPKLELLSSVIFEYKTISKPIENILLKEKGSKFLGYAYPVNNEEELKACLDKIKEEHPKATHHCYAFRLGLNGENYRANDDGEPSGSAGLPIYNQLLANELTQILLIVVRYYGGTKLGVGGLVKTYKESAKMTLDEAEIVTKELETQIRIEFPFSLQNVIFTLLNKNEAQIKEFNADENCSIVASIKKAKEDSLVEQFSEIHQAKIKVLDQAKALDGVFSLGL